Genomic window (Dyadobacter fanqingshengii):
GTTGCGCCCAAAGCAATGTTAATGGTGTCACGGAAGTTCTCTTCCTTTAATATAATATGGTCCGCAGGAGCCACAACCACATTCGCATTCGGATTTTTGGCAGCGATCTTGTAACAGGCATAGGCAATGCAAGGTGCTGTATTACGACGGTTCGGCTCCAAAAGGATCTGATCGTCCGTCAAAGCCGGGATCTGCTCCTTAACAATATCCTTATATTCCTGACTGGTAACAATATAGATATTCTCGATCGGGCAAACGCCGTCGAAGCGCTCAACTGTCTGCTGTAAAAGTGTTTTACCGGTTCCCAACACATCGTGAAACTGTTTAGGGAAGTCCGTTCTGCTGAAAGGCCAAAACCTCGTACCAACTCCACCGGCCATTATAATAACATAAGAATCCTGCATTGTGAAAGGTAATTTTATTTATCCACACTATGAAAACTACCCAAAGCTAACTATAAACAAGCAGTTATGACCAATCACAATGAATCAATGCGTCAAGAAAATGCGTCTGGGCGCATTTTACGGGATAAATCGAAACCGGATACGCGAGGACAAAAGCGTGTAAGCCATCTTTATCACCGCGTGTAAAATGGTAATAAAGTATAATTTTGAAATGATTCAAAGAAAAAATAGTATAATAATGCTATGTGATAATGCATTATTATTTTAACTTGCTAAGACAACATCAACCCATTAAAACTATGAACCATTACTCTACCATTTTAAAATTGTGCCCTCTGATTCTGCTGCTAATGATGCTCTCGACAGCATATGGGCAGATTACGATCGAAGGCAAGGTCACAGAGTCTACAACTGCCGAACCGCTTGCCGGTGTAAGCATTCAGGTAAAGGGGAAAGTAATCGGGACCATCACAGATAACAAAGGAGCATTCAACCTCACAACTACATCAAATCCGCCTTTTGCATTAATCGTTTCCTCTGTTGGTTTTCAAACTCAGGAGATAGCCGTGACGGGCGGCATGTCCAAACTGGACATTAAGCTGGCCGAGCAAGTTGTTCTGGGTCAGGAGATCATCGTTTCGGCTTCCAGAGTTGAAGAAAGTGTGATGAAATCGCCCGTTGCGATTGAGAAAATGGACATCAGGAATATCCGGGAAACGCCGTCGGCGAACTTTTACGATGCCCTGGCCAATCTGAAAGGCATTGATATGACCACACAGGGTGTCTTGTTTAAATCCGTGAATATGCGTGGATTTGGCAGCACGGGCAATCCTAGGACTGTCCAAATGATCGACGGGATGGATAACCAGGCTCCGGGATTGAATTTTCCATTGGATAATATCATCGGCATGTCTGAGCTGGATGTTGAAAATGTGGAAGTTTTGCCAGGCGCAGCCTCGGCGCTTTACGGGCCTAACGCGATCAATGGTCTGATCCTCATGAATAGTAAAAGCCCTTTTTTATATCAGGGATTAAGCGCCAATGTGAAATCGGGTGTGATGCACGAATCCAACCGCTCCAAAGCAACAACGCCGTTTATCGACGGGACCATTCGTTATGCCAAAGCATTCAATAACAAAGTGGCTTTCAAAGTAAATCTGTCTTACATTACTGCAAAAGACTGGGAAGCAACGAATTACAACAACTTGAATGTGGGCGGAACTTCCGATCCCAGGCGTGGTGCAGGAACAGATAATGATTATGACGGTGTGAATGTTTACGGAGATGAAGTCCAGACCAACATTAATGCGGTTGCGGGCACATTGGCCGCCAATGGTTTGATCCCGCAAGCTGCCGTGGCGCTCGTTCCGAATACATTTGTGAGCCGCACGGGTTATCAAGAAAAGGACATTGTCGATTATAATACCAAAAGTTTCAAAGCCAACGCGGCGCTTCATTACCGGATCAACGAAAAAATTGAGGCCATTGCACAGGTTAATTATGGTTATGGAACAACGGTTTACACAGGAACAGGCCGTTATTCGCTCCGTGACTTCAATCTGACGCAAGCCAAGCTCGAATTAAAAGCAGATAATTTCACCGTACGGGCATACACCACCCAGGAGCGCTCTGGGAAATCCTACCTGGCCGGGCTAGCCGCCGTTTCCATGCTAAACGATTTCAAGCCGCATGCCACGTGGTTTGGCGAATATGTAGGCGCATTTGCAACCGCTCGTGGCGCAGGAATGCCCGAAGATCAGGCGCATTTGGCGGCGCGGGGCGTGGCGGATAAAGGCATGCCTATGCCTGGAACTGCCGCATATGATCAGTTATTGGATAAATACAGAAATCTGGCAATTGTGAATGGTGGGGGCGGTTTCGCAGACAAAACCAATCTCTACCATATCGAAGGATTTTATAATTTCAAAAATCAGATCAAATTTGTAGAGCTGCTGGCCGGGGCCAATTATCGGCTTTACGAGCTGAGATCCGCAGGGACTTTATTTGCAGACACCAAAGAAGGCCGCGATGGCAAAATCCCCATCTCAGAATTCGGTGCATTTTTACAGGCCGGAAAAACCATTTTGAATGATCATTTGAAATTAACCGGCTCCATTCGTTATGACAAAAACGAAAATTTCGACGGACAATTTACACCCAGGATTTCTGCGGTAACCACATTCGGCGAACACAACATTCGCCTGTCTTACCAAACCGGCTTCCGCATTCCAACCACCCAAAACCAGTACATTGATCTCAGAACCCCATCGGGAACATTGATCGGTGGCTTGCCGGAATTCGATTCCAGGTAT
Coding sequences:
- a CDS encoding carboxypeptidase-like regulatory domain-containing protein is translated as MNHYSTILKLCPLILLLMMLSTAYGQITIEGKVTESTTAEPLAGVSIQVKGKVIGTITDNKGAFNLTTTSNPPFALIVSSVGFQTQEIAVTGGMSKLDIKLAEQVVLGQEIIVSASRVEESVMKSPVAIEKMDIRNIRETPSANFYDALANLKGIDMTTQGVLFKSVNMRGFGSTGNPRTVQMIDGMDNQAPGLNFPLDNIIGMSELDVENVEVLPGAASALYGPNAINGLILMNSKSPFLYQGLSANVKSGVMHESNRSKATTPFIDGTIRYAKAFNNKVAFKVNLSYITAKDWEATNYNNLNVGGTSDPRRGAGTDNDYDGVNVYGDEVQTNINAVAGTLAANGLIPQAAVALVPNTFVSRTGYQEKDIVDYNTKSFKANAALHYRINEKIEAIAQVNYGYGTTVYTGTGRYSLRDFNLTQAKLELKADNFTVRAYTTQERSGKSYLAGLAAVSMLNDFKPHATWFGEYVGAFATARGAGMPEDQAHLAARGVADKGMPMPGTAAYDQLLDKYRNLAIVNGGGGFADKTNLYHIEGFYNFKNQIKFVELLAGANYRLYELRSAGTLFADTKEGRDGKIPISEFGAFLQAGKTILNDHLKLTGSIRYDKNENFDGQFTPRISAVTTFGEHNIRLSYQTGFRIPTTQNQYIDLRTPSGTLIGGLPEFDSRYNLSSGILRQNLSEDAIMQVIASDPSIVQNATNYAKAAVTQQATTAITAAVTAQVTTAVNQGVASGTVPNSPGAIQAAITAGVNQALPGVLSAQLPGILAAQVPGLVPNLAKAYALAKLPKYKPVKLKPERIASYEIGYKAVIAKKLFVDAYYYISKYKNFIGGTVIVVPTAAAAPGLPIESGIGVGNFNGYSRTVNTTETITTRGFAIGLTYALPKGFNIGGNVANNELNDFKPSPEVQYSQFNTPKYRYNLTFGRRITSNNSVGFNIAYKYQQAFLWESSFVLPTTTDVPVFSNTRVPSVSVLDAQVSYKVNALKSIIKLGGTNLFGKSYIQAYGSPNVGSTYYVSITFDELLN